Proteins encoded within one genomic window of Pararhizobium capsulatum DSM 1112:
- the mutL gene encoding DNA mismatch repair endonuclease MutL — MPIKQLSETLINQIAAGEVIERPASAAKELIENALDAGATRIEIATAGGGKTLLRVSDNGSGMSAGDLELAVRRHCTSKLDTGLSDIRTLGFRGEALPSIGSVAKLTISSRQAGADRGAQIAITGGKVEPVKPAAANTGTVVEVRDLFFATPVRLKFMKSERAEVSAISDVVRRMAIAFPQVRFVLSGSDRTTLEFAATGSDRLARIAQVLGRDFRDNSIEIDAEREDVHLSGFAGVPTFNRGNSLQQYAFVNGRPVQDKLIWSALRAAYAETIPQGRYPVAVLSLTIDPELVDVNVHPAKSDVRFRDPGLVRGLIIGAIRQGLAENGDRASTTGASGLMRAFRPEQPRPATNWNANTSPYRPANFEGSAAFAFAEAPQAGFQEMAAPSARMQVFEPAPTQSEAAVEQTHPLGAARAQIHENYIVAQTADGLVIVDQHAAHERLVFEALRKGLNARPIPAQALLIPEIIDLPEDDCDRLMGHAEEFFRLGLGIERFGPGAIAVRETPAMLGEVDAVSLVRQLADELAEWDTASGLASRLDYLAATMACHGSVRSGRRMRPEEMNALLRQMEQTPGSGQCNHGRPTYIELKLSDIERLFGRS, encoded by the coding sequence ATGCCGATCAAACAGCTTTCCGAAACTCTCATCAACCAGATCGCCGCCGGCGAAGTCATCGAGCGTCCCGCCAGTGCCGCCAAGGAGCTGATAGAGAACGCGCTCGACGCCGGTGCGACGCGAATCGAGATCGCCACTGCAGGCGGCGGCAAGACGCTGCTGCGCGTGAGCGACAACGGCAGCGGCATGAGTGCCGGTGATCTGGAACTCGCCGTCCGGCGCCATTGCACCTCGAAACTCGATACGGGCTTGAGCGATATCCGCACGCTCGGCTTTCGCGGTGAAGCCTTGCCCTCGATCGGGTCGGTCGCCAAACTCACGATCTCCAGCCGGCAGGCCGGCGCCGACCGGGGCGCGCAAATCGCCATCACCGGCGGCAAGGTCGAGCCCGTCAAGCCGGCCGCTGCCAATACCGGCACCGTCGTCGAGGTGCGCGATCTTTTCTTTGCAACACCCGTACGGCTGAAATTCATGAAGTCGGAGCGGGCGGAAGTTTCCGCCATTTCGGACGTTGTTCGCCGCATGGCGATTGCCTTTCCGCAGGTTCGCTTCGTCCTGTCAGGATCGGACCGCACAACGCTCGAATTCGCAGCCACGGGGAGCGACCGGCTGGCACGCATCGCGCAGGTGCTGGGCCGCGATTTTCGCGACAATTCGATAGAGATCGATGCCGAGCGCGAAGACGTGCACCTGTCAGGTTTCGCCGGTGTGCCGACCTTCAATCGCGGCAATTCCCTGCAGCAATATGCTTTCGTCAATGGCCGGCCCGTACAGGACAAGCTGATCTGGTCGGCCCTGCGCGCCGCCTATGCCGAAACCATTCCGCAGGGCCGTTATCCGGTTGCGGTCCTCTCCCTGACGATCGATCCTGAATTGGTCGATGTCAATGTGCACCCGGCAAAGTCCGACGTGCGGTTTCGCGATCCCGGGCTGGTGCGCGGCCTGATCATCGGCGCCATCCGCCAGGGACTGGCCGAAAATGGCGACCGGGCCTCGACGACGGGTGCGAGTGGCCTCATGCGCGCCTTCCGCCCCGAGCAACCGCGGCCAGCCACCAACTGGAACGCCAACACCTCTCCCTATCGTCCCGCCAATTTCGAAGGGTCTGCCGCCTTCGCCTTCGCCGAGGCACCGCAGGCCGGCTTTCAGGAAATGGCCGCACCGTCGGCGCGTATGCAGGTCTTCGAACCGGCTCCCACCCAAAGCGAAGCTGCCGTCGAGCAGACCCACCCTCTGGGCGCGGCGCGGGCACAGATTCACGAGAACTACATCGTTGCGCAGACCGCCGATGGGCTTGTGATCGTCGATCAGCATGCGGCCCATGAGCGATTGGTGTTCGAGGCCCTGCGGAAAGGCCTGAACGCCAGACCGATACCCGCGCAGGCTTTGCTCATTCCGGAGATCATCGACCTGCCGGAAGACGATTGCGATCGCCTGATGGGCCATGCGGAGGAGTTTTTCCGGTTGGGGCTTGGCATCGAACGCTTCGGCCCCGGCGCCATCGCCGTTCGCGAGACCCCGGCGATGCTGGGAGAGGTGGATGCCGTTAGCCTTGTGCGCCAGCTGGCGGACGAGCTTGCCGAATGGGATACGGCCTCGGGGCTTGCAAGCCGCCTCGATTATCTCGCCGCCACCATGGCCTGCCACGGCTCGGTGCGGTCCGGCCGAAGGATGCGGCCCGAAGAGATGAATGCGCTTCTGCGGCAGATGGAGCAAACGCCCGGCTCCGGCCAGTGCAATCACGGCCGGCCGACCTATATCGAGCTCAAGCTCAGCGACATCGAACGTCTGTTCGGACGCAGCTGA
- a CDS encoding LysR substrate-binding domain-containing protein: protein METFRRLLPSASSLVVFEAAGRHQNFTRAAQELGMTQAAVSYAVRSLEEQLGVPLFHRVHRAVHLTEAGEKFHTDVSLGLSRIQKSAEDIRAKKRETNVTLAASTAFASMWMLPRLAQLRADLPEIDLRIQTSVRDLDLDEEPIPLGVRGGEPANWPQYHAALLAPEVIVPVTSPSFIEANGFPSTPTDLLQHRLIPLEEPVRQACDWPEWFESAGISYPPQSRRLAINDYVLVVQAVLAGEGVALGWQHLIERQMRSGALVPVGGHVLETGLAFYVVWPRSRDLNHQARRVRDWLLEEGRKEREESAAALQTAMAAGMPG, encoded by the coding sequence ATGGAAACCTTTCGCCGCCTACTACCCTCCGCCTCCAGCCTTGTCGTTTTCGAAGCGGCTGGCCGGCATCAGAATTTTACCCGCGCCGCCCAGGAACTCGGCATGACGCAGGCGGCCGTTTCCTATGCCGTGCGCAGCCTGGAGGAGCAGCTGGGCGTTCCGCTGTTTCACCGCGTTCACCGCGCCGTGCACCTCACGGAAGCCGGCGAGAAATTTCATACGGACGTTTCGCTGGGCCTCTCGCGCATCCAGAAATCGGCGGAAGATATCCGCGCCAAGAAGCGGGAGACCAATGTCACGCTCGCCGCCTCCACCGCCTTTGCGTCGATGTGGATGCTGCCGCGGCTTGCCCAACTGAGAGCCGACCTGCCGGAAATCGACCTGCGCATCCAGACAAGCGTGCGCGACCTCGATCTCGACGAGGAACCTATACCGCTCGGCGTTCGGGGCGGCGAGCCCGCAAACTGGCCGCAATACCATGCGGCGCTGCTCGCTCCGGAGGTGATCGTACCCGTCACCTCCCCGTCCTTCATCGAGGCCAATGGCTTCCCGTCTACTCCCACGGATCTCCTGCAACATCGGCTGATCCCTCTGGAAGAGCCGGTACGCCAGGCCTGCGACTGGCCGGAATGGTTTGAAAGTGCCGGCATATCCTACCCGCCGCAATCACGGCGGCTGGCGATCAACGACTATGTGCTCGTCGTGCAGGCGGTTCTGGCCGGAGAGGGTGTTGCTCTCGGGTGGCAGCACCTGATCGAGCGCCAGATGCGCTCAGGGGCACTGGTCCCGGTTGGAGGGCATGTCCTGGAAACCGGCCTTGCCTTCTATGTGGTGTGGCCGCGCTCGCGCGACCTCAACCATCAGGCGCGCAGAGTGAGAGACTGGCTGCTGGAGGAAGGACGAAAGGAAAGGGAGGAAAGTGCTGCAGCGCTTCAGACCGCGATGGCGGCTGGTATGCCCGGCTGA
- a CDS encoding PRC-barrel domain-containing protein has translation MTKKLVASVAAGALLAGITAFAPASFAQSATQPATQAQPMETPMTGEQPAVVPVKPAEQSADAAAPAGGATSFISEQGEDQIAASTYIGQSVYNSSDESIGEINDVIFTKDGSVEAAVIGVGGFLGIGEKNVAVPLDTINVATVPDSDDLKLTTQETAESLKAAPEFKTRSQQVAEQNANTPVDTSTTSSTTPMAPAGEVKPADPAATNN, from the coding sequence ATGACCAAGAAACTCGTAGCTTCCGTCGCCGCAGGTGCACTTCTTGCAGGCATCACCGCATTCGCCCCGGCGAGCTTTGCCCAGAGTGCGACGCAGCCTGCGACCCAGGCTCAGCCAATGGAAACCCCGATGACTGGCGAGCAGCCTGCAGTCGTGCCGGTTAAGCCTGCTGAGCAATCTGCAGATGCCGCCGCTCCGGCAGGCGGCGCCACCAGCTTCATTTCCGAACAGGGCGAAGACCAGATTGCTGCCAGCACCTATATCGGCCAGTCTGTCTATAATTCCAGTGATGAAAGCATCGGTGAAATCAACGATGTGATCTTCACCAAGGACGGTTCTGTCGAAGCAGCCGTGATCGGCGTTGGTGGCTTCCTGGGTATCGGTGAAAAGAACGTCGCCGTGCCGCTCGACACCATCAATGTCGCGACCGTTCCGGACTCCGACGACCTGAAGCTGACCACGCAGGAAACTGCCGAATCGCTGAAGGCTGCCCCGGAATTCAAGACCCGCTCGCAGCAGGTTGCCGAGCAGAACGCCAATACTCCGGTCGACACCTCGACTACGTCTTCCACGACGCCGATGGCGCCGGCAGGCGAAGTCAAGCCGGCTGATCCGGCTGCAACCAACAACTAA
- a CDS encoding response regulator: protein MTDVASSGADIHGVTLEATLDALGLAILVCDKNDEFVFASRPILQLFAIAPEFIAPGTRLRDFLGAVFDVGLRGGTSPEKSRRRVNRDDWIAERISHHWRERYETVQRLGQQRWVSVRMRRLPTGMGVVSFTDISEQKKREEQLQIDMDRVGVTENILDDLPNPIFVKDRGLTYVGVNKAFCTIHGILPEAILGRSAWDLVDPELAEKFEISDRHVLETGEMFSLAEQIVRNDGEDIWVLTRKFRIGEAGKHMLVTCMSDVTDLVAGREIDINEPLRIKDFDAFEPAQNCYDPFRSIDVQHLREAVSIIEPALPVTRRALVMSHAEVFEQSLVPQLRKWGFDACAVTSLDELMAFGEIASASSVAIDILLVDAASTEIRAILSAWNASPFLLVGRDWRTAELHADITALLANVEAPQVEAHGLPADWDIIVSEPGEQAIHVAEVDVIVAEDNEINQFVFAQILEGLGISYRIAANGEEAVRLWQQHRPNLVLMDVAMPVMNGFDAALAIRAAEGGGSTRTPIIAVTTPAIDLDVERSRAAGMDDHITKPISPDMIEAVYRKYVASQSKQEQLTA from the coding sequence ATGACTGATGTGGCGTCGTCCGGCGCAGACATCCATGGAGTGACGCTCGAGGCGACTTTGGACGCTCTTGGCCTGGCCATTCTGGTCTGTGACAAGAACGACGAGTTCGTCTTCGCGAGCCGTCCGATCTTGCAGCTCTTTGCCATTGCTCCCGAATTCATCGCACCCGGCACGCGACTGCGCGATTTCCTGGGCGCCGTTTTCGATGTCGGCTTGAGGGGCGGAACCTCTCCGGAAAAGAGCCGTCGGCGCGTCAACCGCGACGATTGGATCGCAGAGCGGATTTCCCATCATTGGCGCGAACGATACGAAACGGTGCAGCGGCTGGGCCAGCAGCGCTGGGTCAGCGTGCGCATGCGCCGGCTGCCGACCGGCATGGGCGTCGTGTCCTTCACCGACATTTCCGAGCAGAAGAAGCGCGAAGAGCAGCTCCAGATCGACATGGACCGTGTTGGCGTTACCGAAAACATCCTCGACGATCTGCCCAATCCGATTTTCGTCAAGGACCGCGGCTTGACCTATGTCGGCGTCAACAAGGCGTTCTGCACCATACACGGCATCCTGCCCGAAGCCATTCTTGGTCGTTCCGCCTGGGACCTGGTCGATCCGGAACTTGCAGAGAAATTCGAGATATCCGATCGGCATGTGCTGGAAACCGGCGAGATGTTCTCGCTCGCCGAGCAGATCGTGCGCAATGACGGCGAAGACATCTGGGTCCTGACGCGCAAGTTCCGCATCGGGGAGGCCGGCAAGCATATGCTGGTCACATGCATGAGCGATGTGACCGATCTGGTGGCGGGCCGCGAGATCGACATCAACGAACCCTTGCGCATCAAGGACTTTGACGCCTTCGAACCGGCGCAGAATTGCTACGACCCGTTCCGCTCCATCGATGTCCAGCATCTGAGGGAAGCGGTCTCCATCATTGAGCCGGCTTTGCCGGTGACCCGGCGTGCGCTCGTCATGAGCCATGCCGAGGTATTCGAGCAATCGCTTGTGCCGCAGCTGCGGAAATGGGGCTTCGATGCCTGCGCAGTCACGAGCCTTGATGAGCTGATGGCCTTTGGCGAGATTGCCTCAGCGTCCTCCGTGGCCATCGACATTCTCCTCGTCGATGCCGCCAGCACCGAAATACGCGCGATCCTTTCCGCCTGGAATGCATCGCCCTTCCTGCTTGTCGGACGCGACTGGAGAACTGCCGAACTCCATGCGGACATCACAGCGCTTCTCGCAAACGTAGAGGCGCCGCAGGTCGAAGCCCATGGCTTGCCGGCCGATTGGGATATCATCGTGTCCGAACCGGGCGAGCAGGCAATCCACGTCGCCGAGGTCGATGTCATCGTCGCCGAAGACAACGAGATCAACCAATTCGTCTTCGCCCAGATTCTCGAAGGACTCGGCATCAGCTACCGCATCGCCGCAAACGGCGAGGAGGCCGTGCGGCTGTGGCAGCAGCATCGGCCGAACCTTGTGCTGATGGATGTCGCGATGCCTGTCATGAATGGTTTCGACGCAGCGCTTGCCATTCGCGCGGCTGAGGGTGGAGGCTCCACCAGGACGCCGATCATCGCCGTCACGACACCTGCGATCGATCTCGATGTCGAGCGAAGCCGTGCTGCCGGCATGGATGATCATATCACCAAGCCGATCAGCCCGGACATGATCGAGGCGGTCTACCGGAAATACGTCGCAAGCCAGAGCAAGCAGGAGCAGTTGACCGCCTGA
- a CDS encoding trimethylamine methyltransferase family protein — protein sequence MDTLEATEAAPQRRTRGARPPRGNSGVRNPGVPYIARNIPTYDILGEENLVKIEKVAERILSEVGIEFRDDPAALDLWKKAGAKVDGVLVRFEPGMLNEVVSSAPAQFTQHARNPAHNVEIGGRNVVFSPAYGSPFVMDLDKGRRYGTLEDFRNFIKLAQSSPWLHHSGGTICEPVDIPVNKRHLDMVYSHIKYSDRAFMGSITAEDRAEDSIAMARIVFGKDFVDQNCVILGNVNVNSPLVWDGTMTKSLRAYARANQAAVIVPFILGGAMGPVTNAGAIAQSYAETLAGCALTQLERKGAPVIFGNFLSSMSLRSGSPTFGTPEPAIGSMVIGQLARRLKLPLRCAGNFSNSKLPDGQAMQEGVMSMLSAVHCGANFILHSAGFLDGLLAMSYEKFMMDIDFCGALHSYLAGVVVDDNTLAMDAFLQVGPGSHFLGCDHTMRNYQTAFWDSSLSDNEPFEKWSDEGGSTDMATRANRLWKKTLAEYEAPPLDMAIDEALLDYMNRRKTGMADAWY from the coding sequence ATGGATACGCTTGAAGCAACGGAAGCAGCACCGCAACGCCGCACCCGCGGCGCCCGCCCGCCGCGGGGCAATAGCGGTGTCCGCAACCCCGGCGTCCCCTATATCGCGAGAAACATCCCGACCTACGACATCCTCGGCGAAGAAAACCTCGTGAAGATCGAGAAGGTTGCCGAGCGCATCCTCTCCGAAGTCGGCATCGAGTTCCGCGACGACCCGGCGGCCCTCGACCTCTGGAAAAAGGCCGGTGCCAAGGTCGATGGCGTGCTGGTGCGTTTCGAGCCCGGCATGCTCAACGAGGTCGTCTCGTCGGCGCCGGCGCAGTTTACCCAGCATGCACGCAACCCGGCCCATAATGTCGAGATCGGCGGCAGGAACGTGGTGTTCTCGCCGGCCTATGGCTCGCCCTTCGTCATGGACCTCGACAAGGGCCGTCGCTACGGCACGCTGGAGGATTTCCGCAACTTCATCAAGCTGGCGCAATCGAGCCCCTGGCTGCACCATTCCGGCGGTACGATCTGCGAGCCGGTGGATATTCCGGTCAACAAGCGGCATCTCGATATGGTCTACAGCCATATCAAATATTCCGACCGCGCCTTCATGGGCTCGATCACGGCCGAGGATCGGGCGGAAGATTCGATCGCCATGGCGCGCATCGTCTTCGGCAAGGACTTCGTCGATCAGAACTGCGTCATCCTCGGCAACGTCAACGTCAATTCCCCACTGGTGTGGGATGGCACGATGACGAAGTCCCTGCGCGCCTATGCGCGGGCGAACCAGGCAGCCGTCATCGTCCCCTTCATCCTCGGCGGCGCCATGGGGCCGGTCACCAATGCCGGTGCGATCGCGCAATCCTATGCCGAGACGCTGGCCGGCTGTGCCCTGACGCAGCTGGAGCGCAAGGGCGCGCCGGTGATCTTCGGCAATTTCCTTTCCTCGATGTCGCTGCGCTCGGGCTCGCCCACTTTCGGCACGCCGGAGCCGGCAATCGGCTCCATGGTCATCGGCCAGCTTGCCCGCCGGCTGAAGCTGCCGCTGCGCTGTGCCGGCAATTTCTCCAATTCCAAGCTGCCAGACGGGCAGGCGATGCAGGAAGGCGTCATGTCGATGCTGTCTGCCGTGCATTGCGGTGCGAACTTCATCCTGCATTCCGCCGGTTTCCTCGATGGCCTGCTCGCCATGTCCTATGAGAAATTCATGATGGACATCGATTTCTGCGGCGCGCTGCATTCCTATCTCGCCGGGGTCGTCGTCGATGACAACACGCTCGCCATGGATGCCTTCCTCCAGGTCGGCCCCGGCAGCCATTTCCTCGGCTGTGATCACACGATGCGCAACTACCAGACCGCCTTCTGGGATTCGTCCCTGTCTGACAACGAGCCTTTCGAGAAATGGAGTGACGAGGGCGGTTCGACCGATATGGCCACCCGCGCCAACAGGCTCTGGAAAAAGACGCTCGCCGAATACGAAGCGCCGCCCCTGGACATGGCCATCGACGAGGCGTTGCTCGACTATATGAACCGACGCAAGACCGGCATGGCGGATGCCTGGTACTGA
- a CDS encoding DUF2093 domain-containing protein: MNRSEGNGSREAKIRYLDGDFQIVLPGSFVTCAMTGKAIPVDELRYWSVARQEPYIDAQAAFDAEKRAGALPGQKS; encoded by the coding sequence ATGAACCGGTCGGAAGGAAACGGCAGCAGGGAAGCGAAGATCCGCTATCTCGATGGTGATTTCCAGATCGTACTGCCGGGCTCGTTCGTCACCTGCGCGATGACGGGCAAGGCCATCCCCGTCGATGAACTTCGCTACTGGAGCGTTGCCCGCCAGGAACCCTATATTGATGCCCAAGCCGCCTTCGATGCCGAAAAGCGCGCGGGCGCCCTTCCCGGCCAGAAGAGCTGA
- a CDS encoding NADH:flavin oxidoreductase — protein sequence MTISKDPLLQPYQLKHLTLKNRIMSTSHEPAYSEDGMPKDRYRLYHVEKAKGGMALTMTAGSAIVSEDSPPAFGNLCAYSDEIVPWLKKIADDCHEHDCAVMIQLTHLGRRTGWNKGDWLPVLSASPVREAAHRSFPKEIEDWDIERIIGDYAAAAQRMQAAGLDGIEIEAYGHLMDGFWSPATNHRDDEYGGSLDNRMRFSNMVLEAIRKATGPDFIVGMRMVADEQWDIGLSREEGIEIARKLVAGGNVDFLNIIRGHIDHDAHLTNVIPIQGMATSPHLDFAGEVRAATKFPVFHAARIADVATARHAIAEGKLDMVGMTRAHIADPHIVRKIAEGREAQIRPCVGATYCLDRIYEGGGALCIHNAATGREATIPHVISKTTGPVRKAVIIGAGPAGLEAARVLAERGHQVEVLEATGEAGGQILLAARNPRRKELIGIVDWRLAELERLGVSIHYNVFAEASDVLDCNPDLVIVATGGIAQNPVLDAGDDLVISSWDIIASAIKPEGPVLLYDDNGAHTGMTAAELIANTGVELEVVSPERMFAPEIGGMNHVPYAKAFAEKNVRVTINTRLKSVRRDGNGLIATLGSDYSDTATVERRVAQVVVEHGTMPMADLYLELKPLSRNMGAVDYKALIRQQNPIMTKNPQGGFDLIRIGDAVASRNIHAGIYDPMRYGLLF from the coding sequence ATGACCATCTCGAAAGACCCGCTGCTCCAGCCCTACCAGCTGAAACACCTGACGCTCAAAAACCGGATCATGTCGACCTCCCATGAGCCGGCCTATTCCGAAGACGGCATGCCGAAGGACCGCTACCGTCTCTACCATGTCGAAAAAGCCAAGGGCGGCATGGCGCTGACGATGACGGCGGGCTCTGCCATCGTCTCGGAGGATTCGCCGCCCGCGTTCGGCAATCTCTGTGCCTATTCCGACGAGATCGTGCCGTGGCTGAAGAAGATCGCCGACGACTGTCATGAGCATGACTGCGCCGTCATGATCCAGCTCACCCATCTCGGCCGCCGCACCGGCTGGAACAAGGGCGACTGGCTGCCGGTGTTGAGCGCATCGCCGGTACGCGAGGCTGCCCATCGCTCCTTCCCGAAGGAGATCGAGGATTGGGACATCGAGCGCATCATCGGTGACTATGCGGCCGCAGCCCAGCGCATGCAGGCGGCAGGCCTCGACGGTATCGAGATCGAAGCCTATGGCCACCTGATGGACGGCTTCTGGTCGCCCGCCACCAATCATCGCGATGATGAATATGGCGGCTCGCTCGACAATCGCATGCGTTTTTCCAACATGGTTCTCGAAGCGATCCGCAAGGCGACGGGACCGGATTTCATCGTCGGCATGCGCATGGTCGCCGATGAGCAGTGGGATATCGGCCTGTCCAGGGAGGAGGGCATTGAAATCGCCCGCAAGCTCGTGGCTGGCGGCAATGTCGATTTCCTCAACATCATTCGTGGCCATATCGATCACGACGCGCATCTGACCAATGTCATTCCGATACAGGGCATGGCAACATCGCCACATCTGGACTTTGCCGGCGAAGTGCGTGCCGCCACGAAATTCCCCGTCTTTCACGCTGCCCGCATCGCCGATGTCGCGACCGCGCGCCACGCGATAGCCGAGGGCAAGCTCGACATGGTCGGCATGACCCGTGCCCATATCGCCGATCCGCATATCGTCAGGAAGATCGCGGAAGGCCGCGAAGCGCAGATCCGCCCATGCGTCGGCGCCACCTACTGTCTTGATCGCATCTACGAAGGCGGCGGCGCGCTCTGTATTCACAATGCGGCAACCGGCCGCGAAGCAACCATTCCGCATGTCATTTCGAAGACGACAGGACCGGTTCGCAAGGCCGTGATTATCGGCGCAGGTCCTGCAGGGCTGGAGGCCGCCCGCGTGCTGGCGGAGCGTGGTCATCAGGTGGAGGTTCTGGAAGCGACTGGAGAGGCCGGGGGGCAGATTTTGCTTGCCGCCCGCAATCCGCGGCGCAAGGAGCTGATCGGCATCGTCGACTGGAGGCTGGCGGAACTGGAACGGCTTGGCGTTTCCATCCATTACAACGTCTTTGCAGAAGCCTCCGACGTGCTGGACTGCAACCCCGATCTGGTGATCGTCGCCACCGGCGGCATCGCCCAGAACCCGGTTCTCGATGCCGGCGACGATCTGGTCATTTCGAGCTGGGATATCATCGCCAGTGCCATCAAGCCGGAAGGGCCGGTGCTGCTTTATGACGACAATGGCGCCCATACCGGCATGACAGCCGCAGAGCTTATCGCCAATACGGGCGTCGAGCTGGAAGTGGTATCGCCGGAACGTATGTTCGCGCCGGAAATCGGCGGCATGAACCATGTCCCCTACGCCAAGGCATTCGCGGAAAAGAATGTGCGCGTCACCATCAACACCCGGCTGAAATCGGTACGGCGCGATGGAAACGGTCTGATCGCCACGCTCGGCTCGGATTATTCCGATACGGCGACGGTGGAGCGGCGCGTGGCACAGGTGGTGGTCGAGCACGGCACAATGCCGATGGCCGATCTCTACCTGGAACTCAAGCCGCTTTCCCGCAATATGGGCGCCGTGGATTACAAGGCGCTGATCCGCCAGCAGAACCCGATCATGACGAAAAATCCGCAAGGCGGTTTCGATCTGATCCGGATCGGAGATGCCGTCGCCAGCCGCAACATCCATGCGGGTATCTACGACCCGATGAGGTACGGATTGTTGTTCTAG
- a CDS encoding putative bifunctional diguanylate cyclase/phosphodiesterase yields the protein MKSAEASSQHVSQNDLLAMAYVDPLTGLGNAYDLRDKVRQLADDRASDPAPFTIGLANLDGFKPINDLFGPAAGDAILRQVANRLVACVPDGASVIRASGDEFAFILPLVFERKTAEKMGQMLKEVLSAPFDLGERNVRLSASFGFAIYPFAGNEFEDLLKSADTALYRSKRRGRGQVTVYSQEIAQEMKRSTQLEQALRNAIIADEVDVHFQPIVDLKTDMVVGFEALARWCDPDLGYVSPAAFVPLAEERGFIDSLSETLLHKAAEAALSWPKELFLSFNLSSAQLTDPNTSANVLSIIARAGLDPRRLELEITETAVMMDADIAKKIIAELRLAGVRVSLDDFGTGQSSLGRLREFSFDKVKVDRAFVSQISTDRACEHIVKAIVAMCDGLHLEVVAEGIEHFPEALKLKALGCGMGQGYFYGKPADAITTMRYLAEKYQPGIPAAIAV from the coding sequence ATGAAGTCTGCTGAAGCGTCGTCTCAGCACGTCAGTCAGAATGATCTGCTTGCGATGGCCTATGTCGATCCACTGACAGGCCTCGGCAATGCCTATGACTTGCGCGACAAGGTCCGCCAGCTTGCGGACGATCGCGCATCCGATCCCGCCCCCTTCACGATCGGTCTTGCCAATCTCGATGGTTTCAAGCCGATCAATGATCTCTTTGGCCCTGCGGCAGGCGATGCCATTCTGCGGCAGGTGGCAAACCGCCTTGTTGCCTGCGTTCCCGATGGGGCAAGCGTCATCCGCGCAAGCGGCGACGAGTTCGCCTTCATTCTTCCGCTGGTGTTTGAGCGCAAGACGGCCGAGAAAATGGGGCAGATGCTGAAGGAAGTGCTGTCGGCTCCCTTCGATCTTGGCGAGCGCAATGTGCGCCTGTCCGCGTCCTTCGGTTTTGCGATATACCCTTTTGCCGGCAACGAATTCGAGGATCTCCTGAAGAGCGCCGACACGGCACTCTATCGCTCGAAACGCCGCGGTCGTGGACAGGTGACCGTCTATTCCCAGGAAATTGCCCAGGAAATGAAGCGCTCGACGCAGCTGGAGCAGGCGCTGCGCAACGCCATCATCGCCGACGAGGTGGATGTGCACTTCCAGCCGATCGTCGATTTGAAGACCGACATGGTGGTTGGCTTCGAAGCTCTCGCACGTTGGTGTGATCCCGATCTGGGGTACGTCTCGCCCGCCGCGTTCGTGCCGCTTGCCGAGGAGCGCGGCTTTATCGATTCTCTGTCGGAAACGTTGCTGCACAAGGCGGCAGAGGCGGCGCTGTCCTGGCCGAAGGAGCTGTTTCTCTCGTTCAACCTGTCTTCCGCCCAGCTGACGGATCCTAATACCAGCGCCAATGTGCTGAGTATTATCGCACGCGCCGGGCTCGACCCGCGCCGGTTGGAGCTTGAGATCACCGAAACTGCCGTCATGATGGACGCGGATATCGCCAAGAAGATCATTGCCGAGCTGCGCCTTGCAGGCGTTCGCGTGTCGCTGGACGATTTCGGCACCGGCCAATCGAGCCTCGGCCGCCTGCGTGAATTCTCCTTCGACAAGGTCAAGGTCGATCGCGCCTTCGTCTCGCAAATTTCAACGGATCGCGCCTGCGAGCATATCGTCAAGGCCATTGTCGCGATGTGCGACGGCCTTCATCTCGAAGTGGTCGCCGAAGGCATCGAGCATTTCCCGGAAGCCCTGAAGCTGAAGGCACTCGGCTGCGGCATGGGGCAAGGCTATTTCTATGGCAAGCCCGCCGACGCCATCACGACAATGCGATATCTCGCGGAAAAATATCAGCCGGGCATACCAGCCGCCATCGCGGTCTGA